In Aedes albopictus strain Foshan chromosome 3, AalbF5, whole genome shotgun sequence, the following are encoded in one genomic region:
- the LOC109401180 gene encoding organic cation transporter protein-like: MADLPSSIMKDFGWWQLRAVFLIYLCKIPSSWFMACMIYTGPAPKDGDFYCKPPAAISSHFNETKWVRAAHPVMEGVNDDHEISVDYCNVFEKSLEYYNDPNFTSWHKLSNDTKLISCTAFEHRSDYPSIITQFDLVCSRYWLIPTTQCAHQFGVLLGGILTVQLMKTISPRNMMLMGMYTQIACGCITGYISAFEMHTLFRCLSAIFCGFMYTAGSVIMNDITGGKFKTATICLFEQFWSIGVIMLPGIASLATSWNELYMAISLPTFVYIILHKWIPDSPRWLLKHGRVQEARELLMGAAKSNGSEDSIPIDFDHQLKSFSETASVQPEPDAWWTIWKEKGSMKNLICIHLAWGLFCTAYYGMLLNIAAFGREKIEFNTVVAGTSEIAGTFIGLVFIMFSKNKWLWCGLLNAVGCSVAYLAWLIPPEVTGNDRTALLMITAMIPKACISCCLGLLVTCTAELVGPSKKNGVAYSCTVWGRTCFLIAPYIVATVEFGQLVPLTAFGSMAVVGGIFVMCINRTQTYPIAQQQGSVYRDTMVKSTDWITEKQAELVEMRPKF; this comes from the exons ATGGCGGACCTGCCATCGTCGATTATGAAGGATTTCGGATGGTGGCAGCTCAGGGCGGTATTCCTAATATACTTGTGCAAAATACCTTCGTCGTGGTTTATGGCCTGTATGATCTACACGGGACCTGCTCCCAAAGATG GTGATTTCTACTGTAAGCCACCCGCGGCCATAAGTTCACACTTTAACGAGACCAAGTGGGTTAGGGCAGCTCATCCGGTGATGGAGGGAGTGAATGATGATCATGAGATAAGTGTCGACTATTGTAACGTTTTCGAGAAAAGCCTAGAG tattATAATGACCCAAACTTTACATCCTGGCACAAGCTCAGTAACGACACTAAGCTGATATCCTGCACAGCGTTCGAGCACCGTTCGGACTACCCCTCCATAATTACCCAGTTCGATTTGGTATGCTCAAG ATACTGGTTGATCCCAACAACACAATGTGCCCATCAATTTGGCGTACTGCTCGGTGGGATTCTCACTGTTCAGCTTATGAAGACCATAAGTCCAAGGAACATGATGCTGATGG GAATGTACACGCAGATTGCATGTGGCTGCATTACCGGTTATATAAGTGCATTCGAAATGCACACACTATTCCGGTGTTTGAGTGCAATTTTCTGCGGTTTCATGTACACGGCAGGAAGTGTTATCA TGAACGATATTACTGGCGGCAAGTTCAAAACCGCCACTATTTGCCTGTTTGAACAGTTTTGGTCGATCGGCGTGATAATGCTTCCTGGGATCGCTAGTTTGGCGACCAGTTGGAATGAGCTTTACATGGCTATTTCATTGCCAACGTTTGTCTACATTATATTGCACAA GTGGATTCCAGATTCACCCAGATGGCTACTGAAACATGGAAGAGTACAGGAAGCTAGAGAGCTTCTAATGGGAGCAGCCAAAAGTAACGGATCTGAGGACAGCATCCCGATCGATTTTGATCATCAGTTGAAGTCTTTCTCCGAGACGGCTTCTGTTCAGCCAGAGCCCGATGCCTGGTGGACAATATGGAAGGAGAAAGGGTCTATGAAGAATCtgatctgcatacatttggcttgGGGTTTGTTCTGTACGGCATACTATGGGATGCTGTTGAACATCGCTGCTTTCGGAAGGGAGAAAATCGAGTTCAATACTGTAGTGGCTG GTACATCGGAAATAGCCGGAACTTTCATTGGGCTCGTGTTCATCATGTTCAGCAAGAACAAATGGCTTTGGTGTGGATTGTTGAACGCTGTTGGCTGTTCAGTAGCATACCTGGCTTGGCTCATTCCACCGGAAG TTACGGGAAACGACCGAACTGCTTTGCTGATGATCACGGCAATGATTCCCAAGGCCTGCATTTCTTGCTGTTTGGGCCTATTAGTTACCTGCACTGCTGAATTGGTGGGCCCAAGCAAGAAGAATGGAGTGGCATATTCATGTACTGTTTGGGGACGG ACATGCTTCTTAATTGCCCCGTACATAGTTGCTACGGTTGAATTCGGGCAGCTAGTTCCCCTGACGGCTTTCGGATCAATGGCCGTGGTTGGTGGAATCTTCGTGATGTGTATCAACAGAACGCAAACTTACCCGATCGCTCAGCAGCAGGGCTCGGTTTACCGGGATACAATGGTCAAATCCACAGACTGGATAACAGAAAAGCAAGCCGAATTGGTGGAAATGCGACCTAAGTTCTAA